In Salmo trutta chromosome 16, fSalTru1.1, whole genome shotgun sequence, a genomic segment contains:
- the LOC115150501 gene encoding leucine-rich repeat neuronal protein 1 has protein sequence MALSPLPWPPLAWLCVGLLLPLLPKVRGGECPRLCVCEVRPWFTPQSTYREAATVDCNDLRLTRIPSNLSSDTQVLLLQSNSIAHTSGELEALFNLTELDLSQNNFSSVEAVGLATMNQLTTLHLEENQISQLPDHCLQDLSNLQELYINHNQISTIAPGAFSGLRSLLRLHLNSNRLRVIDSRWFEATPNLEILMIGDNPVIGILDMNFKPLGSLRSLVLAGMDLTDVPGSALVGLDNLESLSFYDNKLVRVPQLALQKVQNLKFLDLNKNPVHKIQEGDFRNMLHLKELGINNMAELVSIDRYALDNLPELTKLEGTNNPKLSFVHRMAFRDVSSLESLMLNNNALNAIYQCTVEALPNLREISLHSNPLRCDCVIQWMSSNRTSVRFMEPRAMLCSSPPELRGQRVREVRLQDSPEQCLPLISHNTFPSHLSLELGMSVSLDCRAMAEPEPEIYWVSPMGSKITVDTVSERYHLSSEGTLRLSHVQVEDSGRYTCVAQNTEGADTRVTTIRVNGTLLDSVEVMKIYVKQTESHSILVSWKINSNVMTSNLKWASATMKIDNPHITYTARVPVDVHEYNLTHLQPGTEYEVCLTVSNIHLQTHKSCVNVTTRSNTFALDMSDQSPSAALLVVMATMLAFLSLATVGVYVARRWKRKNYHHSLKKYMQKTSSIPLNELYPPLINLWEVDSEKDKDGGAESKPSPVDTTRSYYMW, from the coding sequence ATGGCTCTAAGCCCCCTCCCTTGGCCCCCACTGGCATGGCTGTGTGTAGGGCTGCTGTTGCCCCTGCTGCCCAAGGTGCGGGGCGGGGAGTGCCCGCGGCTGTGCGTGTGTGAGGTGCGTCCCTGGTTCACCCCCCAGTCTACCTACAGGGAGGCGGCCACAGTGGACTGCAACGACCTGCGGCTGACACGCATCCCCTCCAACCTATCCTCTGACACCCAGGTGCTGCTGCTCCAGAGCAACTCCATCGCCCACACCAGCGGGGAGCTAGAAGCCCTGTTCAACCTGACGGAGCTGGACCTATCCCAGAATAACTTCAGCAGTGTGGAAGCCGTGGGCCTGGCCACCATGAACCAGCTCACCACCCTGCACCTGGAGGAGAACCAGATCAGCCAGCTGCCCGACCACTGCCTGCAGGACCTGAGCAACCTGCAAGAGCTCTACATCAACCACAACCAGATCAGCACCATTGCCCCAGGGGCCTTCTCTGGCCTGCGCAGCCTGCTGCGCCTCCACCTCAACTCCAACAGGCTCCGGGTCATCGACAGCCGCTGGTTCGAGGCCACGCCCAACCTGGAGATCCTGATGATCGGCGATAACCCCGTCATTGGTATCCTGGACATGAACTTCAAGCCCCTGGGGAGCCTGAGGAGCCTGGTTCTGGCCGGCATGGATCTCACCGACGTTCCCGGGAGTGCTCTGGTGGGTCTGGATAACCTGGAAAGCCTGTCCTTCTACGACAACAAGCTGGTCCGAGTTCCCCAGTTGGCCCTGCAGAAAGTGCAGAACCTGAAGTTCCTGGACCTGAACAAGAACCCGGTGCACAAGATCCAGGAGGGGGACTTCAGGAACATGCTGCATCTGAAGGAGCTTGGCATCAACAACATGGCTGAGCTAGTGTCCATCGACCGCTACGCCCTGGACAACCTGCCTGAGCTGACCAAGCTGGAGGGCACCAACAACCCCAAGCTGTCCTTTGTCCACCGGATGGCCTTCAGGGATGTGTCCTCCTTGGAGAGCCTGATGCTCAACAACAACGCCCTCAATGCCATCTACCAATGCACCGTGGAGGCGCTGCCCAACCTGCGCGAGATCAGCCTGCACAGCAACCCGCTGCGCTGTGACTGCGTCATTCAGTGGATGAGCTCAAACAGGACCAGCGTGCGATTCATGGAGCCCCGGGCCATGCTGTGTAGCTCACCGCCCGAGCTACGGGGCCAGCGGGTCAGAGAGGTGAGGCTACAGGACTCCCCAGAGCAGTGCCTGCCCCTCATCTCCCACAACACCTTCCCCAGCCACCTGAGCCTAGAGCTGGGCATGAGTGTCAGCTTGGACTGCCGGGCCATGGCCGAGCCCGAGCCAGAAATCTACTGGGTGTCTCCTATGGGGAGCAAGATCACAGTGGACACGGTGTCGGAGCGGTACCACCTGAGCAGTGAGGGCACCCTGCGGCTGTCCCACGTCCAGGTGGAGGACTCAGGCCGCTACACCTGCGTGGCTCAGAACACAGAGGGTGCCGACACACGCGTCACCACCATCCGGGTCAACGGCACCCTGCTGGACAGCGTTGAGGTGATGAAGATCTATGTCAAGCAGACCGAGTCCCACTCCATTCTGGTCTCCTGGAAGATCAACTCCAACGTCATGACCTCCAACCTTAAGTGGGCATCGGCCACCATGAAGATTGACAATCCCCACATCACCTACACTGCACGCGTGCCCGTCGACGTGCACGAGTACAACCTGACTCACCTGCAGCCGGGCACCGAGTATGAGGTGTGCCTCACCGTCTCCAACATCCACCTGCAGACCCACAAGTCGTGCGTCAACGTGACCACGCGCAGCAACACCTTCGCCCTGGACATGTCGGACCAGAGCCCTAGCGCCGCCCTGCTAGTCGTCATGGCCACCATGCTGGCCTTCCTCAGCCTGGCCACCGTGGGGGTGTACGTGGCCCGCCGCTGGAAGAGGAAGAACTATCACCACTCCCTGAAGAAGTACATGCaaaagacctcctccatccccctcaatGAGCTCTACCCGCCCCTCATCAACCTGTGGGAGGTGGACAGTGAGAAGGACAAGGACGGCGGGGCAGAGAGCAAGCCCTCCCCCGTGGACACCACACGCAGCTACTATATGTGGTGA
- the LOC115150502 gene encoding uncharacterized protein LOC115150502 gives MKRINARGIEETYFWGTQKTLNTLRDMEGLPCYKNVQKDIPQLTDIEFHISSVAHVTTKSGLDGILDSGGFKGGEKSLLWWGLAIDHDDIRAAEDRYLEKLFPDRTPEQRQMQQPFLSKFTTSPAFRKASRYGNFRFTFSLSDLLMMYRQQICGGEEPVLRVYGTTVYKQEIMYTVLVHSPGVQELEKYPALNNGGEDVFKYQEGTMVWHAQAVSETHDFQPVIHRPQVVEVEPFDCLYEYDKWFVWDHVTLAFHLPEGQTLQVDREKLIENLTACEAVDPFLGVRCVSNSYNCACNCCCLHRSEAEYIVEQKRRDKQSDSNNSTS, from the coding sequence ATGAAGCGTATAAATGCCAGAGGGATAGAGGAGACCTATTTTTGGGGAACACAAAAGACTCTAAACACACTGAGAGACATGGAAGGCCTCCCTTGTTACAAGAATGTTCAGAAAGACATCCCACAGCTCACTGATATTGAGTTTCACATATCCAGTGTGGCCCATGTCACCACAAAGTCTGGTCTTGATGGAATCTTGGATTCAGGTGGATTTAAGGGCGGGGAGAAGAGTCTCCTGTGGTGGGGTCTAGCCATAGACCATGATGATATCAGAGCAGCAGAAGACCGTTACCTGGAGAAGCTCTTCCCTGACAGAACACCTGAGCAGAGGCAGATGCAGCAACCCTTCCTCAGCAAGTTCACCACCTCACCTGCCTTCAGGAAGGCATCACGTTATGGGAACTTCAGGTTCACTTTCAGTCTGTCTGATCTCCTGATGATGTACAGACAGCAGATCTGTGGTGGAGAAGAGCCTGTCCTGAGAGTCTATGGAACTACTGTCTACAAACAAGAGATTATGTACACAGTGCTTGTTCACAGTCCAGGTGTACAGGAATTGGAGAAGTACCCAGCTCTTAATAATGGTGGAGAAGATGTTTTTAAATACCAAGAGGGGACCATGGTCTGGCATGCACAAGCAGTGTCTGAAACCCATGACTTTCAGCCGGTAATTCATAGGCCACAGGTGGTTGAAGTGGAACCTTTTGATTGTTTGTATGAATATGACAAGTGGTTTGTTTGGGACCATGTGACCCTGGCGTTCCACCTGCCAGAAGGTCAGACCCTACAAGTTGATAGAGAAAAACTGATCGAAAACCTCACTGCTTGTGAGGCTGTTGATCCATTTCTTGGGGTAAGGTGTGTCTCCAACAGCTACAACTGTGCATGTAATTGTTGTTGTCTACACCGCTCAGAAGCTGAATACATTGTGGAGCAGAAAAGAAGAGACAAGCAATCAGACAGCAACAACAGTACCTCATAG
- the LOC115150504 gene encoding uncharacterized protein LOC115150504 — protein sequence MLCKSPQLLREREREKERERKGLVAAAPWWLPVRGADWRHPEGLDSSITNRLDHPVLHVSWGDGLAYCSWTHKRLSGSMPAEVAYSTVYWAVSPASSKKQLVTQPVCPRALVALVM from the exons ATGTTGTGTAAGTCGCCTCAActgctgagagagcgagagagagagaaagagagagagagaaaaggcctG GTGgctgctgccccctggtggtTGCCAGTCAGAGGGGCAGACTGGAGGCACCCTGAGGGTCTCGACTCCAGCATCACTAACAG GCTGGACCATCCTGTGCTGCATGTGTCATGGGGGGATGGTCTGGCCTACTGCTCCTGGACCCACAAGAGACTGAGTGGGAGTATGCCTGCAGAGGTGGCCTACAGCacag TATACTGGGCTGTTAGCCCCGCCTCCTCGAAGAAGCAACTGGTGACGCAACCAGTCTGCCCACGAGCTCTGGTTGCCTTGGTGATGTGA